A part of Primulina eburnea isolate SZY01 chromosome 10, ASM2296580v1, whole genome shotgun sequence genomic DNA contains:
- the LOC140803926 gene encoding protein TAPETUM DETERMINANT 1-like, with protein sequence MRQESSLRRRRIAVFTAVFAVTFLLFIIQTYSDHDQWQVGTVLSEKKNLTLTQNTPSLNTHRKLLNHAPRKGEKGNEDKVEPNRIWSEKCSKSDIVLSQGATESLPNGIPTYTVEIMNVCVSGCDISSIHLSCGWFSSARLVNPRVFKRLRFDDCLVNDGKPLVNGRTLSFQYANTFRYPLSVSSVTCWLPGQAPADTRN encoded by the exons ATGAGGCAAGAATCATCATTACGGCGGCGGCGAATAGCTGTATTTACTGCGGTGTTTGCGGTCACATTCTTGCTGTTCATCATTCAAACTTATTCAG ATCATGATCAATGGCAAGTCGGTACAGTTTTATCTGAGAAGAAGAACTTAACTTTAACCCAGAACACACCCTCTCTTAATACTCATCGCAAGCTGCTTAATCATG CCCCAAGAAAAGGTGAAAAGGGAAATGAAGATAAAGTGGAGCCCAACAGAATCTGGAGCGAAAAGTGTTCAAAGTCGGATATAGTGCTCAGCCAGGGCGCCACCGAGTCGCTGCCGAACGGCATCCCCACGTACACGGTGGAGATAATGAACGTGTGCGTCTCCGGCTGCGACATCTCCTCCATTCACCTCAGCTGCGGCTGGTTCAGCTCCGCCCGCCTTGTCAATCCCCGTGTCTTCAAGCGCCTCCGATTTGACGACTGCCTCGTCAACGACGGCAAACCTCTCGTCAACGGCCGCACGCTCTCCTTCCAATATGCCAACACCTTCCGATACCCTCTCTCCGTCTCCTCCGTCACTTGCTGGCTTCCGGGGCAAGCTCCGGCCGACACGAGAAattaa